A genome region from Streptomyces pratensis includes the following:
- a CDS encoding aldehyde dehydrogenase family protein produces MSAHPSSAHSPATLETLHVDGGWRPAASGATREILDPADATVLAVVSEGGTEDTDAAVAAARRAFDDGPWPHRPVAERAELLRRVAGLLQRDREEIAITESRDTGKTLEEGRVDVDDVTNAFRYFADLVMNESGGRVVDAGDPDVHSVVVHEPVGVCALIAPWNYPLLQASWKIAPALAAGNTFVLKPSEVTPLSTVHLIRLLAEAGLPDGAANLVTGAGDPVGARLSEHPDVDMVSFTGGLASGTKVAQAAAPTVKKVALELGGKNPNVVFADACATDEGFDTTVDQALNAAFFHSGQVCSAGARLIVEESVRDRFVTELARRADAIRLGRGTVDGVECGPLVSAQQLAKVEAYVASAREEGAVVRSGGARPEPSDIRPASGYFYRPTVLDGCHREMKVVREETFGPILTVETFRTEEEAVTLANDTDYGLAGAVWTNDAGRARRVAGRLRHGTVWINDYHPYLPQAEWGGFGKSGTGRELGPTGLAEYRESKHIYQNLNPRPQRWFAG; encoded by the coding sequence ATGTCGGCTCATCCCTCCTCGGCCCACTCCCCGGCCACCCTGGAGACCCTCCACGTCGACGGCGGCTGGCGGCCGGCGGCATCGGGCGCGACGCGCGAGATCCTCGACCCCGCCGACGCCACCGTCCTGGCCGTGGTCTCCGAGGGCGGCACCGAGGACACCGACGCGGCCGTGGCCGCCGCGCGCCGCGCCTTCGACGACGGCCCCTGGCCCCACAGGCCGGTCGCCGAGCGCGCCGAGCTGCTGCGCAGGGTCGCCGGGCTCCTCCAGCGGGACCGCGAGGAGATCGCGATCACCGAGAGCCGCGACACCGGCAAGACCCTGGAGGAGGGCCGCGTCGACGTCGACGACGTCACCAACGCCTTCCGCTACTTCGCGGACCTCGTCATGAACGAGAGCGGCGGCCGGGTCGTCGACGCGGGCGATCCCGACGTGCACAGCGTGGTCGTGCACGAGCCCGTCGGCGTCTGCGCCCTGATCGCCCCGTGGAACTACCCGCTGCTCCAGGCCAGCTGGAAGATCGCACCGGCCCTCGCCGCGGGCAACACCTTCGTGCTCAAGCCCAGCGAGGTCACCCCGCTCTCCACCGTCCACCTGATCCGGCTGCTCGCCGAGGCAGGCCTGCCCGACGGCGCCGCCAACCTCGTCACCGGCGCCGGTGACCCCGTCGGGGCACGGCTCTCCGAACACCCCGACGTCGACATGGTCTCCTTCACCGGAGGCCTCGCCAGTGGCACGAAGGTCGCCCAGGCCGCGGCACCCACCGTCAAGAAGGTCGCCCTGGAACTCGGCGGCAAGAACCCCAACGTCGTGTTCGCCGACGCCTGCGCCACCGACGAAGGCTTCGACACCACCGTCGACCAGGCCCTGAACGCCGCGTTCTTCCACAGCGGCCAGGTCTGCTCAGCCGGGGCCCGCCTCATCGTCGAGGAATCCGTCCGCGACCGCTTCGTCACCGAACTCGCCCGCCGCGCCGACGCTATCCGGCTCGGCCGAGGCACCGTCGACGGAGTCGAGTGCGGCCCGCTCGTCTCCGCTCAGCAGCTCGCCAAGGTCGAGGCGTACGTGGCGTCCGCCCGCGAGGAGGGCGCGGTCGTCCGCTCCGGCGGCGCCCGCCCAGAGCCCTCGGACATCCGGCCCGCGAGCGGCTACTTCTACCGGCCGACCGTCCTGGACGGGTGCCACCGGGAGATGAAGGTGGTCCGCGAGGAGACCTTCGGCCCGATCCTCACCGTCGAGACCTTCCGTACGGAGGAGGAAGCCGTCACCCTGGCCAACGACACGGACTACGGCCTCGCGGGCGCCGTGTGGACGAACGACGCGGGCCGCGCCCGGCGCGTCGCCGGACGGCTGCGGCACGGCACCGTCTGGATCAACGACTACCACCCCTACCTCCCGCAGGCCGAATGGGGCGGCTTCGGCAAGTCGGGCACGGGCCGTGAACTCGGCCCCACCGGGCTCGCCGAGTACCGCGAGTCCAAGCACATCTACCAGAACCTCAACCCGCGCCCGCAGCGCTGGTTCGCCGGCTGA
- a CDS encoding DUF1963 domain-containing protein, giving the protein MQTALMIYDGSAPTDSDVPRTGGVPLAPAGFAWPLCGCGGPLQFFAHLPVEDGVLSVFLCQNDPGACEFWDAGSSANRVYLFPREELRPVAVPVAGLTLLPVTSAIRIHVVTVDPEDALEEEGIEPDAYDLARSGWKLEPGERFGKQREVLGSLGGSPSYLEDDRLPVCPSCTGTMEFAAHLEEGMTWETAMNLGGQLGYVFVCSPCREGAFLTG; this is encoded by the coding sequence ATGCAGACAGCGCTGATGATCTACGACGGCTCCGCACCGACCGATTCCGACGTCCCGCGTACCGGGGGCGTGCCGCTGGCTCCTGCCGGATTCGCCTGGCCCCTGTGCGGCTGCGGGGGACCGCTTCAGTTCTTTGCCCATCTCCCCGTCGAGGACGGTGTCCTGTCGGTGTTCCTGTGCCAGAACGACCCCGGGGCGTGTGAGTTCTGGGACGCGGGATCCAGCGCGAACAGGGTCTATCTGTTTCCCCGGGAGGAACTGCGGCCGGTAGCCGTACCCGTGGCGGGACTGACGCTGCTGCCCGTCACCTCGGCCATCCGCATCCACGTCGTGACGGTCGACCCCGAGGATGCCCTTGAGGAGGAAGGGATCGAGCCCGACGCCTACGACCTTGCCCGCTCGGGATGGAAGTTGGAACCCGGAGAACGATTCGGGAAGCAGCGCGAAGTGCTCGGGTCACTCGGGGGCAGCCCCTCCTATCTTGAGGACGACCGCCTGCCCGTGTGTCCCTCCTGCACCGGCACCATGGAGTTCGCGGCGCACCTGGAGGAGGGGATGACGTGGGAGACCGCGATGAACCTCGGCGGTCAGCTGGGCTACGTCTTCGTCTGCAGCCCTTGTCGCGAGGGAGCCTTCCTCACGGGCTGA
- a CDS encoding quaternary amine ABC transporter ATP-binding protein — MSGAGTPVFSVRDLWKVFGPKADRIPGSEYAGLPAAELRERTGCTAAVRDVSFDVRKGEVFVVMGLSGSGKSTLVRCLTRLIEPTSGTLAIDGEDVLAMDTSRLRELRRHRAAMVFQHFGLLPHRTVLDNVAYGLEIQGLGRTERRAKAAELVEKVGLAGLEDRRPAQLSGGQQQRVGLARALAVDPSVLLFDEPFSALDPLIRREMQDEVVRLHREEGRTMVFITHDLGEALRLGTRIALMRDGGIVQLGTPEEIVGSPADDYVREFVRDVPREQVLTVATAMRPPTVGEGHGGPAVRPGATVSEAIEAVSRSGEPVARVMEDGRLLGVVDHACLLDVVAGAGGGAGARGVTV; from the coding sequence ATGAGCGGAGCAGGTACCCCCGTCTTCAGCGTCCGGGACCTCTGGAAGGTCTTCGGGCCCAAGGCCGACCGCATCCCCGGCAGCGAGTACGCCGGTCTGCCGGCCGCCGAGCTGCGTGAGCGCACCGGCTGTACCGCTGCCGTGCGGGACGTCTCCTTCGACGTCCGGAAGGGCGAGGTCTTCGTCGTCATGGGCCTGTCGGGCTCCGGGAAGTCCACCCTCGTACGCTGTCTGACCCGGCTCATCGAGCCCACCAGCGGCACCCTCGCCATCGACGGTGAGGACGTACTGGCCATGGACACCAGCCGGTTGCGCGAACTGCGCCGGCACCGCGCCGCGATGGTCTTCCAGCACTTCGGACTGCTGCCGCACCGCACAGTCCTCGACAACGTCGCCTACGGCCTGGAGATCCAGGGCCTCGGCAGGACCGAACGGCGCGCCAAGGCCGCCGAACTGGTGGAGAAGGTCGGCCTCGCGGGTCTCGAGGACCGCCGGCCCGCCCAGCTCTCCGGCGGCCAGCAGCAGCGCGTCGGGCTGGCCCGCGCGCTCGCCGTCGACCCCTCCGTCCTCCTCTTCGACGAACCGTTCAGTGCGCTCGACCCGCTGATCAGGCGTGAGATGCAGGACGAGGTCGTCCGGCTGCACCGCGAGGAGGGCCGCACCATGGTCTTCATCACCCACGACCTCGGTGAGGCGCTCCGCCTGGGCACCCGCATCGCGCTGATGCGGGACGGCGGCATCGTCCAGCTCGGCACCCCCGAGGAGATCGTAGGCTCGCCCGCCGACGACTACGTACGCGAGTTCGTCCGGGACGTGCCGCGCGAACAGGTCCTCACCGTCGCCACCGCCATGCGGCCGCCGACCGTCGGCGAGGGCCACGGCGGACCGGCCGTACGCCCCGGGGCGACCGTCTCCGAAGCCATCGAGGCCGTCTCCCGTTCCGGTGAACCCGTGGCCAGGGTGATGGAGGACGGCAGGCTGCTCGGAGTCGTCGACCACGCGTGCCTGCTCGACGTGGTCGCCGGGGCGGGCGGGGGCGCGGGAGCCCGTGGGGTGACCGTCTGA
- a CDS encoding GMC family oxidoreductase — translation MPPSHSTARPEAADYVIVGGGTAGSVVASRLTEDPDVTVTVIEGGPTDIDRDDVLTLRRWLGLLGGDLDYNYPTTEQPRGNSHIRHSRARVLGGCSSHNTLISFKPLPGDWDEWAEAGAEGWHAAAMDPYFDRLRNNIVPVDEKDRNAIARDFVEAAQAAAEVPRVDSFNKKPFHEGVGFFDLAYHPENNKRSSASVAYLHPHIEAGDRPNLSILLETWAYRLEFDGDRATGVHVRDKDGEETFLRAAREVIVCAGAVDTPRLLMHSGVGPAKDLTELGIPVVHDTPGVGENLLDHPESVIVWETDGPIPENSAMDSDAGLFVRRDPGSRGPDLMFHFYQIPFTDNPERLGYERPEHGVSMTPNIPKPRSRGRLRLTSADPEVKPALDFRYFTDEDDYDGRTLVDGIKLAREIAKTEPLAHWLKREVCPGPEVTSDEDISEYARKVAHTVYHPAGTCRIGAEGDPAAVVDPQLRIQGLKGIRIADASVFPAMPAVNPMIGVLMVGEKCADLLRATPATGGGVR, via the coding sequence ATGCCCCCGTCCCACAGCACCGCACGCCCCGAAGCCGCCGACTACGTGATCGTCGGAGGCGGCACCGCCGGCTCGGTCGTAGCCTCACGCCTCACCGAGGACCCCGACGTCACCGTCACCGTCATCGAGGGCGGACCCACCGACATCGACCGCGACGACGTCCTCACCCTGCGCCGCTGGCTCGGTCTTCTCGGAGGTGACCTCGACTACAACTACCCCACCACCGAACAGCCCCGCGGCAACTCCCACATCCGGCACAGCCGCGCCCGTGTCCTCGGCGGCTGCTCCTCGCACAACACACTGATCAGCTTCAAGCCGCTGCCCGGCGACTGGGACGAATGGGCCGAGGCCGGAGCGGAGGGCTGGCACGCCGCCGCCATGGACCCCTACTTCGACCGGCTGCGCAACAACATCGTGCCCGTCGACGAGAAGGACCGGAACGCCATCGCCCGCGACTTCGTCGAAGCCGCGCAGGCGGCGGCCGAGGTCCCGCGCGTGGACAGCTTCAACAAGAAGCCGTTCCACGAGGGCGTCGGTTTCTTCGACCTGGCCTACCACCCCGAGAACAACAAGCGTTCCTCCGCGTCCGTGGCCTACCTCCACCCGCACATCGAGGCCGGTGACCGCCCCAACCTCTCGATCCTGCTGGAGACATGGGCGTACCGCCTGGAGTTCGACGGCGACCGGGCCACCGGCGTGCACGTCCGGGACAAGGACGGCGAGGAGACGTTCCTGCGCGCCGCCCGTGAAGTGATCGTCTGCGCCGGCGCGGTGGACACCCCGCGGCTGCTGATGCACTCCGGCGTCGGACCGGCGAAGGACCTCACCGAGCTGGGCATCCCCGTCGTCCACGACACACCGGGCGTCGGCGAGAACCTGCTCGACCACCCCGAGTCGGTCATCGTCTGGGAGACCGACGGGCCGATCCCGGAGAACTCCGCGATGGACTCCGACGCGGGCCTCTTCGTGCGGCGGGACCCCGGATCACGGGGCCCCGACCTGATGTTCCACTTCTACCAGATCCCCTTCACCGACAACCCGGAGCGCCTCGGCTACGAGAGGCCCGAGCACGGCGTGTCGATGACCCCGAACATCCCCAAGCCGAGAAGCCGCGGCCGGCTCCGCCTCACCAGCGCCGACCCCGAGGTCAAGCCGGCCCTCGACTTCCGCTACTTCACCGACGAGGACGACTACGACGGCCGCACCCTGGTCGACGGGATCAAGCTCGCCCGCGAGATAGCGAAGACCGAACCGCTGGCCCACTGGCTCAAGCGCGAGGTGTGCCCCGGGCCCGAGGTCACCTCCGACGAGGACATCAGCGAGTACGCCCGCAAGGTCGCGCACACCGTCTACCACCCGGCCGGAACCTGCCGGATCGGGGCCGAAGGCGACCCGGCGGCCGTCGTCGACCCCCAGCTGCGGATCCAGGGCCTGAAGGGCATCCGGATCGCCGACGCGTCCGTGTTCCCGGCGATGCCCGCCGTGAACCCCATGATCGGCGTCCTGATGGTGGGCGAGAAGTGCGCCGACCTGCTCCGGGCGACCCCGGCCACCGGAGGTGGTGTCCGATGA
- the yicI gene encoding alpha-xylosidase yields the protein MKFTDGFWLMREGVRASYATEIRDLRVDADRFTAYAAVKRVAARGDTLNTPLITVECFSPAEGIIGVRTTHHAGKARRGPDFALLADDATAAAARTHQDGAVTELTSGPLTLRMDGDGPWGITFLDADGRRLTGVDPKGTAFATTADGTHHMIAQLALEVGENVYGLGERFTPFVKNGQTVDIWQADGGTSSELAYKNIPFYLSSRGYGVFVNHPGKVSFEVGSESVGQVQFSVEDQSLEYYIVAGPTPKDVLSRYTALTGRPALPPAWSFGLWLTTSFCTSYDEETVTSFVDGMAERGIPLSVFHFDCFWMREYQWSDFLWDPEVFPDPEGMLARLKERGLRISMWINPYIAQKSALFAEGAEHGYLVRRANGDIWQWDLWQPGMALVDFTNPAARAWYDDKLRALLDQGVDCFKTDFGERIPTDVVWHDGSDPERMHNYYAQIYNRTVFELLEKERGAGEAVLFARSATAGGQQFPVHWGGDCFASFTAMAESLRGGLSLSLSGFGFWSHDIGGFEGTPDPAVFKRWLAFGLLSSHSRLHGNVSYRVPWEFGEEAVDVARKFTLLKHRLMPYLYGVAAEAHRTGIPMMRPMLAEFPGDPASRTLDRQYMLGPDLLVAPVFTEDGQVEYYVPEGTWTSLLTGERVTGPAWRHETHGFDSLPLLVRDGAVLPWGADDQRPDGDWLDGLTLRVFGSGDGELTVGVPDLTGASAAEFRVVRDADGVRVTAEGTDRPYHVSVEETGAAGEGAGTVTVA from the coding sequence ATGAAGTTCACCGACGGCTTCTGGCTCATGCGCGAGGGAGTCCGCGCCTCGTACGCGACCGAGATCCGCGATCTGCGCGTCGACGCCGACCGTTTCACCGCGTACGCGGCGGTCAAGCGCGTCGCGGCGCGCGGTGACACGCTCAACACCCCGCTGATCACGGTGGAATGCTTCTCCCCCGCCGAGGGGATCATCGGCGTACGCACCACCCATCACGCGGGAAAGGCGCGGCGCGGGCCGGACTTCGCGCTCCTGGCGGACGACGCCACGGCGGCGGCGGCCCGCACCCACCAGGACGGTGCGGTCACCGAACTCACCAGCGGACCACTGACGTTGCGCATGGACGGTGACGGGCCCTGGGGCATCACCTTCCTCGACGCCGACGGCCGGCGCCTCACCGGAGTGGATCCCAAGGGCACGGCCTTCGCGACCACCGCCGACGGCACCCACCACATGATCGCCCAACTGGCCCTGGAGGTCGGGGAGAACGTCTACGGACTCGGTGAACGCTTCACCCCGTTCGTCAAGAACGGCCAGACGGTCGACATCTGGCAGGCGGACGGCGGCACCAGCAGCGAACTGGCCTACAAGAACATCCCGTTCTACCTGTCCTCGCGCGGATACGGCGTCTTCGTCAACCACCCCGGCAAGGTCTCCTTCGAGGTCGGCTCGGAGTCCGTCGGGCAGGTGCAGTTCAGCGTCGAGGACCAGTCGCTGGAGTACTACATCGTCGCCGGCCCGACGCCGAAGGACGTGCTGTCCCGCTACACGGCCCTGACCGGCAGACCCGCGCTGCCGCCGGCCTGGTCCTTCGGCCTGTGGCTGACCACCTCCTTCTGCACCTCCTACGACGAGGAGACCGTCACCTCCTTCGTCGACGGCATGGCCGAACGCGGCATCCCGCTCAGCGTCTTCCACTTCGACTGCTTCTGGATGCGCGAGTACCAGTGGTCGGACTTCCTCTGGGACCCCGAGGTCTTCCCCGACCCGGAGGGGATGCTGGCCCGCCTCAAGGAGCGCGGACTGCGCATCAGCATGTGGATCAACCCCTACATCGCCCAGAAGTCGGCCCTGTTCGCGGAGGGAGCCGAACACGGCTACCTGGTGCGGCGGGCCAACGGCGACATCTGGCAGTGGGACCTGTGGCAGCCCGGGATGGCACTCGTCGACTTCACCAACCCGGCCGCCCGGGCCTGGTACGACGACAAGCTGCGCGCCCTGCTCGACCAGGGCGTCGACTGTTTCAAGACGGACTTCGGCGAGCGTATCCCCACGGACGTCGTCTGGCACGACGGCTCCGACCCGGAGCGGATGCACAACTACTACGCGCAGATCTACAACCGCACGGTCTTCGAACTCCTCGAGAAGGAGCGGGGTGCGGGGGAGGCGGTGCTCTTCGCCCGGTCCGCGACGGCGGGCGGACAGCAGTTCCCGGTGCACTGGGGCGGCGACTGCTTCGCCTCGTTCACCGCCATGGCCGAGTCCCTGCGCGGAGGACTTTCCCTGAGCCTGTCCGGCTTCGGCTTCTGGAGCCACGACATCGGCGGCTTCGAGGGCACGCCCGACCCGGCGGTCTTCAAGCGCTGGCTCGCCTTCGGCCTGCTCTCCTCGCACAGCCGGCTCCACGGCAACGTCTCCTACCGGGTGCCGTGGGAGTTCGGCGAGGAAGCCGTCGACGTGGCACGGAAGTTCACCCTGCTCAAGCACCGGCTCATGCCCTACCTCTACGGAGTGGCCGCCGAGGCGCACCGCACGGGCATCCCGATGATGCGGCCCATGCTCGCCGAGTTCCCCGGCGACCCCGCCTCCCGCACCCTGGACCGGCAGTACATGCTCGGCCCGGACCTGCTGGTCGCCCCGGTCTTCACGGAGGACGGCCAGGTCGAGTACTACGTCCCCGAGGGGACCTGGACCTCGCTGCTCACCGGCGAGCGCGTGACCGGTCCCGCTTGGCGGCACGAGACGCACGGCTTCGACAGCCTGCCGCTGCTGGTCAGGGACGGCGCCGTGCTCCCGTGGGGTGCCGACGACCAGCGCCCCGACGGTGACTGGCTGGACGGGCTCACCCTGCGGGTGTTCGGCTCCGGCGACGGTGAACTGACCGTCGGGGTACCGGACCTGACGGGTGCTTCGGCAGCGGAGTTCCGTGTGGTACGGGACGCGGACGGCGTGCGGGTCACGGCGGAGGGCACGGACCGGCCGTACCACGTGAGCGTGGAGGAGACCGGCGCGGCGGGGGAGGGGGCGGGAACGGTCACCGTCGCCTGA
- a CDS encoding glycoside hydrolase family 3 C-terminal domain-containing protein, with the protein MTDHPLPFRDPQLSFSLRTDDLLGRLTLDERIAMLHQFAPAVERLGLGPFRTGQEALHGVAWMGPATVFPQAVGLGATWNDDLVRRIGEAVGNEVRAKRAQDDRVGLNVWAPTVNLLRHPLWGRGEEGYSEDPALTSAIAVAYTRGLRGDDPRYWRTAPVLKHWLAHNNETDRDTASSSVRPRVLHEYDLRAFRDAVRAGAVAGVMPAYNLVNGRPNHVSPLLGRHLRRWTDQPLVVCSDAGAPSNLVDSEHYFDTHEEATAASLKAGVDSFTDHGTDSTVMTGRIRDALAKGFIEESDIDTAVRRLLAMRFALGEFDPELDPYARVDDLDTEEHRALALEAAEQAVVLLKNDGLLPLEPAEGRTVAVVGLLADACKLDWYSGTLMHRSTPLDGIRERYGAENVLFAEGVDRVRLKGAGGWLRVPAADGATDGEARGAEGALDPALLAGRTDLPPLTWGEEATELALVDWGDGVLTLRTDEGLYLSVADDGYVRASADEPGGWVVQETFRFEAVEGHDGGHRLLHIGTGGYVSVAADGAKVAGAGEKISRDDATVFERETVEHGADAVARVAAAADTVVVVAGNDPHINGRETEDRTTLALPAQQDRLWRAAHAANPRTVLVLASAYPYAVGDAADGLPALLWTAHGGQAAGTALARVLAGDVSPAGRLPQTWYTSDDDLPGLFDYDIIGSRQTYLYFDGTPLFPFGHGLGYADFTYSALRTEVDGERLRVSLTVTNDGATAADEVAQVYVRVAEPAETEGPAREGLGRRLGPALRESVELPLRKLVAHRRVRLAPGAGEQVEFDVPVEELGHWSVAHGRWTVEPGAYEILAGASSADIRLTATAVVDGEAQGPRPVAAHGLDAVDYDWQKDTEILDRTKTEGDVVAPASAGQEGRLVYRACDFGEGVDGLSFLVSGEGSVSVSVGGHSTALQFPDTGGPYVYRTFDTALDVRGVHELRIGLTGSVRLARVDVVPAEETA; encoded by the coding sequence GTGACGGACCATCCGCTTCCCTTCCGCGACCCGCAGCTGTCCTTCTCCCTGCGCACCGACGATCTGCTCGGACGGCTCACGCTCGACGAGCGGATCGCGATGCTGCACCAGTTCGCCCCGGCGGTGGAGCGACTGGGGCTCGGCCCGTTCCGTACGGGACAGGAGGCCCTGCACGGGGTCGCCTGGATGGGGCCCGCCACCGTCTTCCCGCAGGCCGTCGGCCTCGGCGCCACCTGGAACGACGACCTGGTCCGCCGGATCGGCGAGGCTGTCGGCAACGAAGTACGGGCCAAGCGCGCCCAGGACGACCGCGTCGGGCTCAACGTCTGGGCGCCGACCGTGAATCTGCTCCGCCACCCGCTGTGGGGCCGTGGCGAGGAGGGGTACTCCGAGGACCCGGCCCTGACCTCCGCCATCGCCGTCGCGTACACCCGTGGACTGCGCGGGGACGACCCCCGCTACTGGCGCACCGCTCCCGTGCTCAAGCACTGGCTCGCGCACAACAACGAGACCGACCGCGACACCGCCTCCTCCTCGGTCCGCCCGCGAGTCCTGCACGAGTACGACCTGCGAGCCTTCCGCGACGCCGTGCGGGCCGGGGCGGTGGCCGGCGTCATGCCCGCCTACAACCTGGTCAACGGCCGCCCGAACCACGTCTCCCCGCTCCTGGGCCGGCACCTGCGCCGCTGGACCGACCAGCCGCTCGTCGTCTGCTCGGACGCGGGCGCACCCTCGAACCTGGTCGATTCCGAGCACTACTTCGACACGCACGAGGAGGCCACCGCCGCCTCCCTGAAGGCGGGTGTCGACAGCTTCACCGACCACGGCACGGACTCCACGGTCATGACGGGCCGCATCCGTGACGCGCTCGCCAAGGGGTTCATCGAAGAGAGCGACATCGACACGGCGGTCCGGCGGCTGCTCGCCATGCGGTTCGCGCTCGGGGAGTTCGACCCGGAGCTCGATCCGTACGCGCGAGTGGACGACCTGGACACCGAGGAGCACCGGGCCCTCGCCCTGGAGGCCGCCGAGCAGGCGGTCGTGCTGCTCAAGAACGACGGCCTGCTGCCCCTGGAGCCGGCGGAGGGCCGGACCGTCGCAGTGGTCGGACTTCTCGCCGACGCCTGCAAGCTGGACTGGTACAGCGGCACGCTCATGCACCGCTCGACACCGCTCGACGGAATCCGCGAGCGGTACGGCGCCGAGAACGTGCTCTTCGCGGAAGGCGTGGACCGGGTCAGGCTGAAGGGGGCCGGCGGCTGGCTCCGGGTGCCGGCGGCCGACGGGGCGACGGACGGGGAGGCGCGGGGCGCGGAAGGCGCCCTCGACCCCGCGCTCCTCGCGGGCCGCACGGACCTGCCGCCGCTGACCTGGGGCGAGGAGGCGACCGAGCTGGCCCTCGTCGACTGGGGCGACGGTGTCCTCACCCTGCGCACCGACGAAGGGCTGTACCTCTCCGTCGCCGACGACGGTTACGTCAGGGCGTCCGCGGACGAGCCGGGCGGATGGGTCGTCCAGGAGACGTTCCGCTTCGAAGCGGTGGAGGGGCACGACGGCGGGCACCGCCTTCTGCACATCGGGACCGGTGGGTACGTGTCTGTCGCCGCCGACGGCGCGAAGGTTGCCGGAGCAGGCGAAAAGATTTCCCGGGACGACGCGACGGTCTTCGAGCGGGAGACCGTCGAGCACGGCGCCGACGCCGTGGCCCGCGTCGCCGCGGCCGCCGACACCGTCGTCGTAGTGGCCGGCAACGACCCCCACATCAACGGCCGTGAGACCGAGGACCGCACGACCCTCGCCCTGCCCGCCCAGCAGGACCGGCTGTGGCGCGCCGCGCACGCCGCCAACCCGCGTACGGTCCTCGTCCTCGCCTCCGCCTACCCCTACGCGGTCGGCGACGCGGCGGACGGACTGCCGGCCCTGCTCTGGACGGCGCACGGAGGCCAGGCGGCGGGCACCGCGCTCGCCCGCGTACTCGCCGGCGACGTGTCCCCGGCCGGCCGGCTCCCGCAGACCTGGTACACGAGCGACGACGATCTGCCCGGCCTGTTCGACTACGACATCATCGGCTCCCGGCAGACCTACCTGTACTTCGACGGCACCCCTCTCTTCCCGTTCGGACACGGCCTCGGCTACGCGGACTTCACCTACTCGGCGCTGCGCACGGAGGTGGACGGCGAGCGGCTGCGCGTGTCACTGACCGTCACCAACGACGGTGCGACCGCCGCCGACGAGGTGGCCCAGGTGTACGTTCGCGTGGCCGAGCCCGCGGAGACGGAAGGGCCCGCCCGCGAGGGGCTGGGACGCCGCCTCGGTCCGGCCCTCCGTGAGTCCGTGGAACTGCCGTTGCGCAAGCTGGTCGCCCACCGCCGGGTGCGCCTCGCCCCGGGGGCGGGCGAGCAGGTCGAGTTCGACGTACCGGTCGAGGAGTTGGGTCACTGGAGCGTGGCGCACGGCCGGTGGACAGTCGAGCCGGGCGCGTACGAGATCCTCGCGGGCGCGTCGAGCGCCGACATCCGGCTCACCGCCACGGCGGTCGTCGACGGTGAGGCACAGGGCCCGCGCCCGGTGGCGGCACACGGTCTGGACGCCGTGGACTACGACTGGCAGAAGGACACGGAGATCCTGGACCGCACGAAGACGGAGGGTGACGTCGTCGCTCCCGCCTCCGCCGGTCAGGAGGGGCGTCTCGTCTACCGGGCCTGCGACTTCGGTGAGGGTGTCGACGGACTGTCGTTCCTGGTCTCGGGGGAGGGGAGCGTCTCCGTGAGTGTGGGCGGACACAGCACGGCACTCCAGTTCCCGGACACCGGTGGACCGTACGTCTACCGCACCTTCGATACCGCGCTCGACGTGCGGGGGGTGCACGAGCTGCGTATCGGCCTCACGGGGTCCGTGCGCCTCGCACGCGTCGACGTCGTCCCCGCTGAGGAGACCGCATGA